A region from the Cryptomeria japonica unplaced genomic scaffold, Sugi_1.0 HiC_scaffold_366, whole genome shotgun sequence genome encodes:
- the LOC131871048 gene encoding 1-aminocyclopropane-1-carboxylate oxidase-like — protein sequence MGVPVIDMKNIDGGDREVIMAEIAKACESTGFFQLLNHGIEHELMDRVKKVCSEHYKLNREQSFNASLPVRLLSNALDSDNADKIENVDWEDVIQIHEMQETNSWPSQPSDFKETIQEFRNKIFSLTEKLLEVISLNLGLEKEYLKEAFAGGEKPFFGTKVSHYPPCPRPDLIKGIRAHTDAGGLILLYQDDQVSGLQVLNDGTWVDVQPIPYAIVVDIGDQLEAITNGKYTSAWHRILPTKNGNRFSVASFYNPSYNAKVYPASQLTAQTGDELSVYPEYPEYLFGDYMQVYSHQKYEAKEPRFEAMRIVNVECQ from the exons ATGGGCGTTCCAGTGATTGACATGAAAAACATAGACGGAGGAGACAGAGAGGTGATCATGGCTGAAATAGCCAAGGCCTGCGAGAGTACTGGTTTCTTTCAG CTTTTGAACCATGGCATAGAGCATGAACTCATGGACCGTGTAAAGAAAGTTTGCTCGGAGCATTACAAGCTTAACAGAGAGCAGAGCTTCAATGCCTCTTTGCCTGTAAGGTTGTTGAGCAACGCTCTTGACAGCGATAACGCTGATAAGATCGAGAACGTTGATTGGGAAGATGTTATTCAAATACATGAGATGCAGGAGACCAATTCATGGCCTTCCCAACCCAGTGATTTCAA GGAAACTATCCAGGAGTTTCGAAACAAGATATTTTCATTGACAGAAAAGCTGTTGGAAGTAATAAGTTTGAATCTGGGGCTAGAGAAAGAGTACCTGAAAGAGGCATTTGCGGGAGGAGAGAAGCCCTTCTTCGGCACCAAAGTGAGCCATTATCCTCCTTGCCCTAGACCGGACCTCATCAAGGGCATCCGTGCACACACAGATGCAGGTGGCCTCATTCTCTTATACCAAGACGATCAAGTGTCCGGTTTGCAGGTCCTCAATGATGGCACTTGGGTTGACGTGCAACCCATTCCATACGCAATAGTTGTTGACATTGGGGACCAGTTGGAAGCCATCACTAACGGCAAATACACCAGCGCATGGCATCGCATTCTACCCACTAAGAATGGCAACCGTTTCTCAGTGGCATCGTTTTATAATCCCTCATATAATGCCAAGGTCTATCCCGCATCTCAACTTACTGCTCAGACCGGTGATGAATTATCGGTTTATCCAGAGTATCCAGAGTATCTGTTTGGAGACTACATGCAGGTTTACAGCCACCAGAAATATGAAGCCAAAGAGCCACGATTCGAAGCTATGAGGATTGTGAATGTAGAATGCCAATAG